A single genomic interval of Desulfonatronum thiosulfatophilum harbors:
- a CDS encoding FAD-binding oxidoreductase, protein MKPDVDQAFQDWQTLLGPERARRDQDVIATYSRCTLPEGTTPLGVLYPHSTQEVQKIVAIARRTGISLYPISRGKNWGYGDACAVTSGQVIMDLTGMNRILEVNQELAYAVIEPGVTQKQLYDELQSRNIPLWFDCTGSGPEASIVGNTLERGFGHTPYGDHFYHSCGMEVVLGDGRVVKTGYGHYREAKATHVFKWALGPYLDGLFTQSNLGIVTSMGIWLMPKPECFNMFFLSMPEDDDLPRMVDALRPLKLRGQVKSLVHIGNDVRIISSFQRYPWSQAGGKTPLPEELRRSMRKKGGFGAWNISGAIYGTKGEVRAVRREIRKALGSLGRVRFVGPTSLLLARNLLGILEQRGWRKEWQIMLGALVKVGGLLQGQPTDAFLYGTLWRISGREEPASLDPLENNAGLLWISPIMPMTGNAAGDLVRKLSPIFLEYGFEPLITVSLITERAMVAVTTIAYDRTNPEETKRARECYDALFSEVMRAGYIPYRASIASMSQLAQGSDVFWDVVHDLKRTLDPDMIIARGRYDPFGV, encoded by the coding sequence GTGAAGCCGGATGTTGATCAAGCTTTTCAGGACTGGCAGACACTGCTCGGGCCGGAAAGGGCCCGCCGGGATCAGGACGTCATCGCCACGTACTCCCGCTGCACCTTGCCGGAAGGTACCACTCCCCTGGGCGTGCTCTATCCCCATTCCACCCAGGAGGTGCAGAAAATCGTCGCCATTGCCCGCCGAACGGGGATCAGCCTGTACCCCATCAGTCGCGGAAAAAACTGGGGTTACGGGGATGCCTGCGCCGTGACCAGTGGTCAGGTCATCATGGATCTCACCGGGATGAACCGCATCCTGGAGGTCAACCAGGAGCTGGCCTATGCCGTCATCGAGCCGGGCGTGACCCAGAAACAGCTTTACGACGAACTGCAAAGCAGGAACATCCCCCTCTGGTTCGACTGCACCGGTTCCGGCCCCGAGGCAAGCATTGTCGGCAACACCCTGGAGCGAGGCTTCGGCCACACCCCGTACGGGGATCATTTCTATCACTCCTGCGGCATGGAGGTGGTTCTGGGGGATGGCCGGGTGGTGAAGACAGGTTACGGGCACTACCGGGAAGCCAAGGCGACTCACGTGTTCAAGTGGGCGCTCGGACCATACCTTGACGGTCTGTTCACCCAGTCCAATCTGGGCATAGTGACAAGCATGGGAATCTGGCTGATGCCCAAGCCGGAATGCTTCAACATGTTCTTCCTGTCCATGCCCGAGGATGATGACCTGCCCCGGATGGTCGACGCATTGCGGCCCCTGAAGCTTCGCGGTCAAGTCAAAAGCCTGGTGCACATCGGAAACGACGTGCGAATCATTTCTTCCTTCCAGCGCTACCCTTGGAGCCAGGCCGGAGGAAAAACGCCGCTGCCCGAGGAGTTGCGCCGCTCCATGCGCAAAAAAGGCGGCTTCGGAGCCTGGAATATCAGCGGCGCGATCTACGGCACCAAAGGCGAAGTGCGTGCGGTGCGTCGGGAAATTCGCAAGGCCTTGGGTTCCCTGGGCCGGGTGCGTTTTGTCGGCCCGACTTCTTTGTTGCTGGCTCGTAACCTGCTCGGGATCCTTGAACAGCGGGGCTGGCGGAAGGAGTGGCAGATAATGCTCGGCGCTTTGGTCAAGGTCGGAGGCCTGCTCCAGGGGCAGCCGACGGACGCATTCCTGTACGGCACGTTATGGCGCATCAGCGGCCGGGAGGAACCCGCATCTCTTGACCCGCTGGAGAACAATGCCGGACTCCTTTGGATTTCGCCGATCATGCCCATGACCGGCAACGCTGCCGGAGATCTGGTTCGCAAGCTGTCGCCAATTTTTCTGGAATATGGCTTCGAACCTCTGATCACCGTCTCCCTGATCACGGAGCGAGCAATGGTGGCCGTGACCACTATTGCCTACGACCGCACCAATCCCGAGGAAACAAAAAGAGCCCGGGAGTGTTATGATGCCCTGTTCAGTGAAGTGATGCGCGCCGGCTATATCCCCTACAGGGCCTCCATCGCGTCCATGTCCCAACTTGCTCAGGGATCCGATGTCTTCTGGGATGTCGTACATGATTTGAAGCGGACTCTGGATCCGGACATGATCATAGCCAGGGGGCGCTACGACCCCTTTGGCGTCTGA